In Chitinophaga nivalis, a single genomic region encodes these proteins:
- the porU gene encoding type IX secretion system sortase PorU: protein MKLNGIFLLPLSVFLLVYHLTCAQTGQRSYKAHSVLATGSWHKLAVSAAGIYKIDVPLLQQLGINTREVPAAHIRLFGSGGRMLPEANRSDRYDDLPETALYIADGGDGYLDGNDYLLFYAPGVDHWDFDNSFKTFHHQKHLYSDTAWYFLNTDAPGLRIKQDTARIVPGTPVHTFDYLTFYERDSLNFLNSGKQWWGPEFGKVAGLQQSYAFTLPAPPAGPVTVQFRAAARGGSGSNFNISVNGTAAGGIYLLPVTGNIFEGVATAATGAGSVAVAGQALQVTAAFEPGDVNARGWLDYLEIQARCRLTLPAAGMLLFRDSHYTTGALPATYTLHNVQAHTQVWEVTDPLHPVAVHFKQQGDSLVFNGKQDQLREYVAFNSSAAQLPVVAGPVANQDLHGTGPADMLIVTTTALQGQAERLAAWHRSREQLTVLVTTVDKIYQEFAAGAPDPAAIRDYVKMFYDRGPAPRYLLLLGAASYDYRQRTRQHSNMVPSWQSEASLDAIRSYVSDDFFGLLDDQDDITRVDIPNLLDIGMGRIPARDVAEAALAVDKIIRYGQPATLGPWRNQVTLVADDEDDNIHFDAAEAMSRIITKSRYPADIDKIYLDAYPQTATNAGSRAPEVNKAIDTRINKGSLIFNYTGHGSNARLAEETVLDAGNLPYWQNENKLPLFITATCDFEPFDDPGITSIGHKVLLQHRGGAIALMTTTRAVFSYANQVMNSNYMKAAFTPQADGTLPALGTAAMLAKNMTYSSSGDIINNRKFQLLGDPALTLAFPAYRVITDSINGKAIAVSPDTLQGLMHYTLKGHLADVQGNPLPRYEGTLYTTIFDKPATLHTRGNDPRSKAAAYTLQQQVLFRGTQTITGGQFTLDFIAPADLAAGSGKGKISYYASDGQRDGNGFFDHFTTGGMAGYPPADITGPGISVWLDKYSFQNGDIVGNDPLLIVELADSSGLNISGNNREHLMVAILDGTEYFVLNDYFEASLNSYRRGVVRFPLQGIAAGTHSITIKAWDTYNNAATVTVYFKVATPGELAVEEVGNYPNPFHDGTRFTFLHNQQEASLQLTLQIFTLEGRQVKIIRHTIISASGRFDGMPWDGRGDSGAKMSPGLYIYRLTITNISSGKTRVKGGKLVLF from the coding sequence ATGAAACTCAATGGTATTTTCCTATTACCGCTATCCGTTTTTTTGCTGGTATACCATCTTACCTGCGCACAGACAGGCCAACGGTCCTATAAAGCACACTCCGTACTGGCAACCGGCAGCTGGCATAAGCTGGCGGTAAGTGCCGCCGGGATCTATAAAATAGATGTACCGCTGCTGCAGCAACTGGGTATCAATACCCGGGAGGTACCCGCTGCGCATATCCGGTTATTTGGAAGCGGTGGCCGGATGTTGCCGGAAGCAAATAGGTCTGACCGTTATGACGACCTGCCGGAAACGGCCTTGTATATTGCCGATGGCGGCGATGGCTACCTCGATGGCAACGACTATCTCTTATTTTACGCGCCTGGCGTAGACCACTGGGATTTCGACAACAGCTTCAAAACCTTCCATCACCAAAAACACCTGTATAGCGATACGGCCTGGTACTTTCTGAATACCGATGCCCCTGGCCTGCGGATAAAACAAGATACTGCCCGGATCGTACCCGGTACCCCGGTGCATACATTTGATTACCTCACCTTTTATGAGCGCGACAGCCTCAACTTCCTCAACAGCGGTAAACAATGGTGGGGGCCGGAGTTCGGCAAAGTGGCCGGGCTGCAGCAATCGTATGCTTTTACACTACCGGCGCCTCCGGCAGGCCCGGTAACCGTGCAATTCCGCGCCGCTGCCCGCGGTGGCTCCGGCAGCAATTTTAATATCTCTGTTAATGGTACGGCTGCCGGCGGCATTTATCTGTTACCGGTAACCGGTAATATATTTGAAGGCGTGGCCACAGCAGCTACGGGCGCAGGCTCCGTAGCCGTTGCCGGGCAGGCATTGCAGGTAACTGCTGCCTTTGAACCGGGAGATGTGAATGCCCGTGGATGGCTGGACTACCTGGAAATACAGGCCCGCTGCCGGCTTACCTTACCCGCTGCGGGGATGCTGCTGTTCCGGGACAGCCATTATACAACCGGTGCTTTGCCTGCTACCTATACACTGCATAACGTACAGGCACACACGCAGGTGTGGGAGGTAACCGATCCTTTACACCCGGTGGCGGTTCATTTTAAACAACAGGGCGACTCCCTGGTGTTCAATGGAAAACAGGATCAGCTGCGCGAATATGTGGCCTTTAACAGCAGCGCCGCACAATTGCCGGTAGTAGCCGGGCCGGTAGCTAACCAGGACCTGCATGGTACAGGCCCGGCTGATATGCTGATTGTTACAACCACCGCCTTGCAGGGACAGGCAGAAAGGCTGGCGGCCTGGCACCGCTCCCGCGAGCAACTGACAGTATTGGTGACCACAGTAGATAAGATCTATCAGGAGTTTGCCGCCGGTGCTCCGGATCCTGCAGCCATCCGCGATTATGTAAAAATGTTTTACGACCGGGGACCTGCTCCCCGTTACCTGCTGTTGTTGGGGGCCGCCTCCTACGATTATCGTCAGCGCACCCGGCAGCATAGCAATATGGTGCCTTCCTGGCAAAGTGAAGCCTCCCTGGATGCGATACGCTCCTATGTATCAGATGACTTTTTCGGGCTGCTGGACGACCAGGATGATATTACCCGTGTGGATATCCCTAATTTGCTGGACATCGGTATGGGCCGTATTCCGGCAAGGGATGTGGCAGAAGCTGCCCTGGCAGTGGATAAAATTATCCGGTACGGACAACCGGCAACTTTAGGCCCATGGCGGAATCAGGTAACCCTGGTGGCAGATGATGAAGATGATAATATACATTTTGATGCGGCAGAAGCCATGAGCCGGATTATTACGAAAAGCCGCTACCCCGCAGATATAGATAAGATTTACCTCGACGCCTATCCGCAAACAGCTACCAATGCAGGCAGCCGGGCGCCGGAAGTGAATAAGGCCATCGATACCCGGATCAATAAAGGTTCGCTGATATTCAACTATACCGGACATGGAAGTAATGCCCGGCTGGCGGAAGAAACCGTGCTGGATGCCGGCAATCTGCCGTACTGGCAAAATGAAAACAAATTACCGCTGTTTATTACGGCCACCTGCGATTTTGAACCGTTTGATGATCCAGGCATTACCTCCATCGGCCACAAGGTATTGCTGCAACATCGCGGCGGAGCTATTGCCCTGATGACCACCACCCGGGCGGTATTTTCCTATGCCAACCAGGTGATGAACAGCAACTATATGAAGGCCGCCTTTACACCACAGGCAGATGGTACTTTACCGGCGCTGGGCACTGCTGCGATGCTGGCGAAGAATATGACCTATAGCAGCTCCGGTGATATTATCAATAACCGGAAATTCCAGTTGCTCGGCGATCCGGCTTTAACGCTGGCTTTTCCGGCATACCGGGTAATTACAGATTCCATCAATGGTAAAGCTATAGCAGTGAGTCCGGATACCTTGCAGGGCCTGATGCATTATACCCTGAAAGGGCATCTGGCAGACGTACAGGGTAACCCCCTGCCGCGTTATGAAGGTACCCTGTATACCACGATCTTTGATAAACCGGCCACCTTACACACGCGGGGCAACGATCCCCGGAGTAAAGCTGCCGCCTATACGTTGCAGCAGCAGGTGCTGTTCCGGGGAACACAAACGATTACCGGCGGACAGTTTACCCTTGATTTTATAGCGCCGGCAGATCTGGCAGCTGGCAGCGGAAAAGGGAAAATCAGTTATTATGCTTCCGATGGACAGCGGGATGGCAATGGTTTTTTTGATCACTTTACAACCGGTGGTATGGCCGGGTATCCGCCGGCAGATATAACCGGGCCGGGCATCAGCGTATGGCTGGATAAATACAGTTTTCAAAATGGTGATATTGTTGGTAATGATCCGTTGCTGATAGTGGAACTGGCAGACAGCAGCGGCCTTAATATTTCCGGCAACAACCGGGAACATCTGATGGTGGCTATACTGGACGGGACAGAATATTTTGTGTTAAATGATTATTTTGAAGCATCTTTGAACAGCTATAGAAGAGGGGTGGTACGTTTTCCGTTACAGGGAATAGCTGCAGGAACACATAGTATTACTATTAAGGCATGGGACACCTACAATAATGCCGCCACGGTCACCGTTTACTTTAAGGTGGCAACACCCGGAGAGCTGGCAGTAGAGGAAGTAGGAAACTATCCTAATCCGTTTCATGATGGAACACGTTTTACTTTCCTGCACAACCAACAGGAAGCATCCTTGCAATTAACGTTGCAGATATTTACCTTAGAAGGACGCCAGGTAAAAATAATTCGTCACACAATAATATCAGCTTCCGGCCGTTTTGATGGCATGCCTTGGGATGGACGTGGTGACTCGGGAGCTAAAATGTCACCAGGATTATATATTTACAGACTAACGATAACGAATATTAGTAGTGGCAAAACGAGGGTAAAGGGCGGTAAATTGGTATTGTTTTGA
- a CDS encoding SUMF1/EgtB/PvdO family nonheme iron enzyme, with protein MRRLTSLSLLVGTSVMLSMSACNKGGGGLFGKKKEASSATGWSYNDPKMGGFSVAKNKDQQTGPGLVFVQGGTFAMGATEQDVMGDWNNIPRRITVSSFYIDESEVANVHYREYLYWLARVYNESFPDVYRNALPDTLVWRSELAYNEPLVEYYFRHPAYNDYPVVGVTWKQAADYCKWRSNRVNEKLLMDKGLLSKADVTNQSDDNTFDTKSYSAGLYEGTPGKMSKGTKDQFKNADGTPRNAIFEDGIMLPAYRLPTEAEWEYAALGYVGQNPGPSKKEGKHGEELIMNKQVYSWGTNTSGLRDIRRGNWQGQFLANFKRGSGDNMGVAGGLNDRASIPGPIRSFFPNTFGIYNMSGNVSEWVLDVYRPLNPIDGEDFNYFRGNKFQTVYQNENKEFEKDSLGGLKMRDVTDEESANRLNYQKGDVINYLDGDSMSQVEYGYAITTLINDKSHVIKGGSWNDRAYWLSPGTRRYMQEDMATNTVGFRCAMDRVGSPEGNKFKTGNLFKKQRQKR; from the coding sequence ATGCGTAGATTAACCTCTTTATCATTGCTCGTAGGTACCAGCGTAATGCTATCCATGAGTGCCTGTAACAAGGGCGGCGGGGGACTTTTCGGAAAAAAGAAAGAAGCATCTTCTGCTACCGGCTGGAGCTATAACGACCCGAAGATGGGCGGTTTCAGCGTAGCCAAGAATAAAGACCAACAAACCGGTCCGGGCCTGGTGTTTGTACAAGGTGGTACATTTGCCATGGGCGCCACTGAGCAGGATGTAATGGGCGACTGGAACAACATTCCGCGTCGTATTACAGTATCCTCTTTCTACATTGACGAGTCCGAAGTTGCCAACGTACATTACCGGGAATATCTTTACTGGCTGGCCCGTGTTTACAACGAGTCCTTCCCTGATGTTTACCGCAATGCTTTACCGGATACCCTGGTATGGCGTAGTGAACTGGCGTACAACGAACCGCTGGTAGAATATTACTTCCGCCACCCGGCCTATAACGACTATCCGGTAGTAGGTGTGACCTGGAAACAGGCTGCTGACTATTGTAAATGGCGTTCTAACCGTGTGAACGAAAAACTGCTGATGGACAAAGGTCTGCTTTCCAAAGCGGATGTTACCAACCAGTCAGACGACAACACTTTCGATACCAAATCTTATTCTGCCGGCCTGTACGAAGGTACGCCTGGCAAAATGTCCAAAGGCACCAAAGACCAGTTTAAGAATGCCGACGGAACGCCTCGTAACGCCATCTTTGAAGATGGTATCATGTTACCGGCTTACCGCCTGCCAACAGAAGCTGAGTGGGAATATGCCGCACTGGGCTATGTAGGCCAGAACCCGGGCCCTTCCAAAAAAGAAGGCAAACACGGGGAAGAGCTGATCATGAACAAACAGGTATACTCCTGGGGTACCAACACCAGTGGTTTACGTGATATCCGCAGAGGTAACTGGCAGGGACAATTCCTCGCCAACTTCAAACGCGGTTCCGGTGATAACATGGGTGTGGCCGGTGGTCTGAATGACCGTGCGTCTATCCCGGGTCCGATCCGCTCCTTCTTCCCGAACACATTCGGTATCTATAATATGTCCGGTAACGTTTCTGAGTGGGTACTCGACGTGTACAGACCATTGAACCCAATCGACGGGGAAGACTTCAACTACTTCCGTGGTAACAAATTCCAGACTGTTTATCAGAACGAAAACAAGGAGTTTGAAAAAGACAGCCTGGGTGGTCTGAAAATGCGTGATGTGACCGACGAAGAAAGTGCTAACCGCCTGAACTACCAGAAAGGGGATGTAATCAACTACCTGGATGGTGACTCGATGTCGCAGGTAGAATATGGTTATGCCATCACTACCCTGATTAACGACAAATCACACGTGATCAAAGGTGGTAGCTGGAACGACCGTGCTTACTGGCTTTCTCCGGGTACACGCCGTTACATGCAGGAAGACATGGCCACCAACACCGTAGGTTTCCGTTGCGCCATGGACCGTGTAGGTAGCCCTGAAGGTAACAAGTTCAAAACAGGTAACCTGTTCAAGAAACAAAGACAAAAACGATAA
- the bcp gene encoding thioredoxin-dependent thiol peroxidase, which translates to MAALKEGDKAPVFKGKDQHGKTLSLTDLKGKRVILYFYPKDMTPGCTTQACNLRDNYTALLKKGYAVVGVSTDSEQSHQKFIEKYELPFTLLADEDKTIVNQYGVFGEKQMMGKTYDGIFRTTFLIDENGVIAHIIKKPDTKNHTEEILERWK; encoded by the coding sequence ATGGCAGCATTAAAAGAAGGCGATAAAGCGCCGGTGTTCAAAGGGAAAGACCAGCATGGTAAAACCCTGTCATTAACCGATCTGAAAGGAAAACGGGTGATCCTGTATTTTTATCCTAAGGATATGACACCGGGATGTACTACCCAGGCCTGCAATCTGCGGGATAACTACACGGCATTGCTGAAAAAAGGATATGCAGTCGTAGGCGTGAGTACCGACAGCGAACAAAGTCACCAGAAGTTTATAGAGAAATACGAATTACCTTTTACCCTGCTGGCAGATGAAGATAAAACCATCGTGAACCAGTATGGTGTATTCGGAGAGAAACAAATGATGGGTAAGACGTATGATGGTATATTCCGTACTACTTTTCTGATTGATGAAAACGGCGTAATTGCCCACATCATTAAGAAACCGGATACCAAAAATCATACAGAAGAGATACTGGAGCGCTGGAAATAA
- a CDS encoding M23 family metallopeptidase produces MKRVIGLFCLLPHLLQAQSIPEKNYPQGYFRNPLAVPIELAGNFGELRPNHFHSGMDIKTQQRENLAVHAAAEGYVSRIGVSHTGFGNVLYVTHPNGYTTVYAHLNSFFPALQQYVKQQQYKAESWASDLTIPAGMFPVKKGDFIAWSGNTGGSAGPHLHFEIRNTATEKPLNPLLFGFNIEDTRAPEIFRIAIYDREKSIYEQQPLMVPVKKIGESYVTTQPVIKVKAAKAGLGLNAIDRMNNVPNTYGIYEVTLLNNGVPDIDFQLDNIGYEETRYLNAHIDYKVKKGGGPYLQLLFSVPGNELDIYRELKGDGTIYLGDGAVHDVKLLVKDAYGNTSTVKLALQQSGEEQGEKVCANTMYPASRNIFENNQVEFFLDEQALYDKICFNYQEIPATSAKDYSNTYRLHTALIPVHDYFSVRLRALRNVPEYLQSKMVMVREGQGSSVSGTTLENGWYKGTFRDFGNFHLEIDTVAPKITPVGVKPGANLAKATKLSFAINDASGIKSYRAELDGKWLLFSRRGNVLTYTFDENCPAGTHSLVLKAKDAAGNEGVYRFSFKR; encoded by the coding sequence ATGAAGAGAGTTATTGGTTTATTTTGCTTACTACCGCATTTGTTGCAGGCACAATCCATTCCTGAAAAAAATTATCCGCAAGGTTATTTCAGAAACCCGCTGGCTGTTCCTATTGAACTGGCAGGCAATTTTGGTGAACTAAGACCGAATCATTTTCATTCCGGCATGGATATTAAAACCCAGCAACGGGAGAACCTGGCCGTGCATGCAGCAGCAGAGGGTTATGTGAGCAGGATAGGGGTGTCGCATACCGGTTTCGGTAATGTGTTATATGTGACTCACCCTAATGGCTACACGACTGTATACGCCCACCTGAACAGCTTTTTCCCGGCATTGCAGCAATATGTGAAACAGCAGCAATATAAGGCGGAAAGCTGGGCCAGCGATCTGACGATTCCTGCTGGCATGTTTCCCGTGAAGAAAGGTGACTTCATTGCCTGGAGCGGTAACACGGGTGGTTCTGCGGGTCCTCACCTGCACTTCGAAATCAGAAATACCGCTACCGAAAAGCCGTTAAATCCGTTGCTTTTCGGCTTTAATATTGAGGATACCCGCGCTCCGGAAATCTTTCGCATTGCGATATATGACCGGGAGAAAAGTATCTATGAGCAACAGCCTTTAATGGTGCCGGTAAAAAAAATAGGGGAAAGCTATGTGACCACACAGCCGGTTATAAAGGTGAAAGCTGCTAAAGCCGGGCTGGGCCTGAATGCGATAGACCGCATGAACAATGTACCCAACACCTACGGCATATACGAAGTTACCCTGCTGAACAATGGTGTGCCGGATATTGACTTCCAGCTGGATAACATCGGGTATGAAGAAACCCGTTACCTGAACGCACATATTGACTATAAAGTAAAGAAAGGCGGTGGCCCTTACTTACAGCTGTTGTTTTCCGTACCCGGCAATGAACTGGACATCTACCGGGAGCTGAAAGGTGATGGTACCATTTATCTGGGCGATGGCGCCGTGCATGATGTAAAGCTGCTGGTAAAAGATGCCTACGGCAATACCTCAACGGTAAAACTGGCGCTGCAGCAGTCCGGTGAAGAACAGGGAGAGAAGGTATGTGCCAATACCATGTATCCGGCTTCCCGCAATATTTTTGAAAACAATCAGGTCGAATTTTTCCTGGATGAACAGGCCCTGTATGATAAGATCTGTTTTAATTACCAGGAGATTCCGGCTACCAGTGCTAAAGATTACTCTAATACGTATCGCCTGCATACCGCATTGATACCCGTGCATGATTATTTCTCCGTACGGCTGCGCGCCCTGCGTAATGTACCGGAATACCTGCAGTCTAAAATGGTGATGGTACGGGAAGGACAGGGGAGCAGTGTTTCCGGCACCACCCTGGAAAATGGCTGGTATAAAGGCACCTTCCGGGATTTCGGTAACTTCCACCTGGAAATTGATACCGTTGCGCCCAAAATAACACCAGTAGGCGTAAAGCCCGGTGCGAATCTGGCCAAGGCTACCAAATTATCTTTTGCCATCAATGATGCCAGTGGTATAAAAAGCTACCGCGCAGAGCTGGATGGTAAATGGTTGCTTTTCTCCCGCAGGGGTAACGTGCTGACCTATACGTTTGACGAAAATTGTCCGGCAGGTACACATTCCCTGGTGCTGAAAGCAAAAGATGCAGCGGGTAATGAAGGTGTATACCGGTTCTCTTTCAAGCGATAG
- the gldA gene encoding gliding motility-associated ABC transporter ATP-binding subunit GldA — MSIQVSQLSKVYGEQRAVDAISFELKKGEITGFLGPNGAGKSTTMKMITGFLPPSSGKASVCGFDIVEQSLEVRKRVGYLPESNPLYQDMYIREFLEFVAGIHQLGKSTSARISEVISQTGLQPEAGKKISALSNGYRQRVGLAQALLHNPEVLILDEPTTGLDPNQLADIRQLIKELGRDKTVILSTHIMQEVEALCSRVIIINKGQIIADDKLSHLQKNNTQNGTITVTFGETVTASELLTIPGVTRAVAREDQSWQLFTNEVDDVRKNLLQFALINNRNILSLQSNSQNLETIFRELTKRS; from the coding sequence ATGTCTATCCAGGTATCACAACTCAGTAAAGTATATGGCGAACAACGGGCCGTGGATGCGATTTCCTTTGAACTGAAAAAAGGAGAAATCACGGGTTTCCTGGGTCCCAACGGGGCTGGAAAATCCACCACGATGAAAATGATTACCGGATTTTTGCCGCCCAGCAGCGGTAAGGCCAGTGTATGTGGTTTCGATATAGTAGAACAATCCCTGGAAGTACGTAAGCGTGTAGGGTACCTGCCGGAATCCAATCCTTTATACCAGGATATGTATATCCGGGAGTTCCTGGAGTTTGTGGCCGGCATCCATCAGCTGGGAAAATCTACCTCCGCCAGGATTTCGGAAGTTATCAGCCAGACCGGACTGCAGCCGGAGGCCGGTAAAAAAATAAGTGCCCTGTCCAACGGCTACCGGCAACGGGTTGGGCTGGCGCAGGCATTACTGCATAATCCGGAAGTACTGATCCTGGATGAGCCCACTACCGGGCTCGATCCCAATCAGCTGGCCGATATCCGGCAACTGATCAAAGAACTGGGCAGAGACAAAACCGTGATCCTTTCTACCCACATCATGCAGGAAGTAGAGGCACTGTGTAGCCGGGTTATTATCATCAATAAGGGGCAGATCATTGCGGATGACAAGCTATCCCATTTACAGAAAAATAACACACAAAACGGCACGATAACCGTTACCTTCGGCGAAACCGTTACAGCATCCGAGCTGTTGACCATCCCTGGTGTAACGCGTGCAGTAGCCCGGGAAGATCAGTCCTGGCAATTGTTTACCAACGAAGTAGACGATGTGCGAAAAAACCTGTTACAATTCGCTTTGATAAATAACCGGAACATACTTTCTTTGCAAAGCAATTCACAAAATCTGGAAACCATTTTCCGGGAACTGACGAAACGCTCCTAA
- the eno gene encoding phosphopyruvate hydratase: MSLISEIHARQILDSRGNPTIEVDVTTEDGHFGRAAVPSGASTGKHEAVELRDNDKSVYMGKGVLTAVQNVNEIIAEELIGWEVTDQAGIDKHLIALDGTPNKAKLGANATLAVSMAVAKAAADESNQPLYRYLGGVNAFTLPIPLMNIINGGAHADNKIDFQEFMIVPVGAPNFSEGLRWGVEIFHHLKAVLKKKGYSTNVGDEGGFAPEIQSNEEAIETVLEAIKAAGYTPGEQVAIALDAASSEMYNEADNTYKFYKSSQKVISSDEMVAFWTEWCNKYPIVSIEDGMAEDDWAGWKKLTESVGSRVQLVGDDLFVTNVLRLKQGIDQQIGNSILVKVNQIGTITETINAVNMAHKAGYTSIMSHRSGETEDTTIADLAVALNCGQIKTGSASRTDRMAKYNQLLRIEEELGEVAIYPTNAISVKK; this comes from the coding sequence ATGAGTCTCATTTCAGAAATTCATGCCAGGCAAATTCTCGATAGCCGCGGTAATCCTACGATTGAGGTAGATGTAACCACAGAAGATGGTCATTTTGGTCGTGCTGCAGTGCCCTCCGGTGCTTCTACCGGTAAGCATGAAGCCGTAGAACTGCGGGATAATGACAAAAGTGTTTACATGGGTAAAGGCGTACTGACTGCCGTTCAGAATGTAAATGAAATCATTGCAGAAGAACTGATCGGCTGGGAAGTTACAGACCAGGCTGGTATCGATAAACACCTGATTGCTCTTGATGGTACTCCCAATAAAGCCAAACTGGGCGCTAACGCTACCCTGGCGGTGAGCATGGCGGTAGCAAAAGCAGCAGCAGACGAAAGCAACCAGCCACTGTACCGTTACCTCGGCGGTGTAAACGCATTTACCCTGCCTATTCCTTTGATGAACATCATCAACGGTGGTGCACACGCGGATAATAAAATTGATTTCCAGGAATTTATGATCGTTCCGGTAGGTGCGCCTAATTTCTCCGAAGGTTTACGCTGGGGCGTGGAAATTTTCCACCACCTGAAAGCGGTACTGAAAAAGAAAGGTTACAGCACCAACGTAGGTGACGAAGGCGGTTTTGCTCCTGAAATCCAGAGCAATGAAGAAGCTATCGAAACAGTACTGGAAGCTATCAAAGCAGCAGGTTACACCCCGGGCGAACAGGTAGCGATTGCCCTGGATGCAGCCAGCAGCGAAATGTACAACGAAGCAGACAACACCTACAAATTCTACAAAAGCTCTCAGAAAGTAATCAGCAGCGATGAAATGGTGGCTTTCTGGACAGAATGGTGCAATAAATATCCGATCGTTTCCATCGAAGATGGTATGGCGGAAGATGACTGGGCAGGTTGGAAAAAACTGACCGAATCTGTAGGCAGCCGCGTACAGCTGGTGGGTGATGACCTGTTCGTTACCAACGTACTGCGTCTGAAACAAGGTATTGATCAACAAATCGGTAACAGCATCCTGGTTAAAGTAAACCAGATCGGTACTATTACTGAAACCATCAATGCCGTAAATATGGCGCATAAAGCAGGGTATACTTCTATCATGAGCCACCGTTCCGGCGAAACAGAAGATACTACCATCGCGGATCTCGCCGTAGCACTGAACTGTGGTCAGATTAAAACCGGTTCTGCTTCCCGCACCGACCGTATGGCCAAATACAATCAGCTCCTGCGTATTGAAGAAGAACTGGGTGAAGTAGCGATCTATCCTACCAACGCCATCAGTGTAAAAAAATAG
- a CDS encoding FtsB family cell division protein: MPLPKSIKIPRYLKNKFFIAAAAFFIWIAFLDKTNLMYNYQLTSEENKLEGQKEFFINEIKSTREEQQELLSSPEKLEKFAREKYYMKKDNEDLFIIAPAPKP; this comes from the coding sequence ATGCCATTACCGAAATCCATAAAAATACCGCGATACTTAAAGAACAAATTCTTTATTGCTGCCGCTGCATTTTTTATATGGATCGCTTTTCTGGATAAGACCAACCTGATGTACAATTATCAACTCACATCAGAAGAGAACAAGCTGGAAGGACAAAAAGAATTCTTTATCAACGAGATAAAATCCACACGGGAAGAACAACAGGAACTGCTCTCCAGCCCGGAAAAACTGGAAAAATTTGCCCGGGAAAAATACTATATGAAAAAAGATAATGAAGACCTCTTTATTATCGCACCAGCCCCTAAGCCATAA
- the nth gene encoding endonuclease III, with protein sequence MTKKERFAYVLHYFETHTPNAETELIYDNPYQLLVAVILSAQCTDKRVNLTTPAIFAQYPDVYALSNATFDDLFPLIRSISYPNNKTKHLIGMAQMVVADFNGEIPATVAELVKLPGVGRKTANVITSVVHQQPNMAVDTHVFRVSARIGLTTNAKTPLQTELQLLKYIPKEKVHVAHHWLILHGRYTCVARTPKCGECGIRPACKYYGQLIKAQ encoded by the coding sequence ATGACCAAAAAAGAGCGTTTTGCATATGTGCTCCATTACTTCGAGACACATACACCCAATGCCGAGACCGAACTCATTTACGACAATCCTTACCAGCTACTGGTAGCCGTCATCCTCTCTGCCCAATGCACCGACAAAAGGGTCAATTTGACCACGCCCGCCATATTTGCACAGTATCCGGACGTATACGCCCTGAGCAACGCCACCTTCGATGACTTGTTTCCGTTGATCCGCAGCATCAGCTATCCTAACAATAAAACCAAACACCTGATCGGGATGGCACAGATGGTGGTAGCTGACTTTAACGGAGAAATACCAGCCACCGTAGCGGAACTGGTTAAACTTCCCGGGGTAGGCCGTAAAACAGCCAATGTAATCACCTCCGTGGTACACCAGCAACCCAATATGGCCGTGGATACCCATGTATTCCGCGTATCTGCCAGAATAGGCCTCACTACCAACGCCAAAACGCCCCTGCAAACAGAGTTGCAGTTACTGAAATACATTCCGAAAGAAAAAGTCCATGTAGCCCATCACTGGCTCATCCTGCACGGCCGGTACACCTGTGTGGCCCGTACCCCCAAATGTGGGGAATGTGGTATCAGGCCTGCCTGCAAATATTACGGCCAGCTGATCAAAGCGCAATAA